Proteins encoded together in one Oscillospiraceae bacterium window:
- a CDS encoding MBL fold metallo-hydrolase translates to MQIKLLGTGAHEGLPGLFCQCDNCNFARVHGGKNIRMRSGTLIDTDIWIDFSPDAYMQATLHGVDMAAVKHLLVTHSHGDHFSPCDLDLRRPPYGHFGQREPLRVYGNQAVEEKYRYMFAEPSSRRMFSKDADVLKEYIEIIKIVPFDIFALDECTTVTALPAAHDRNEECLVYLIERDKKVMMYGHDSGIYPEETWAALQGKRIDLITLDCTFGPGGEGSNHMGLLDNIVVRDRMLAEGIAGEKTQFVITHFSHNGGQNHAQMEKLATKHGMLCGYDGAIFDL, encoded by the coding sequence ATGTGACAATTGCAATTTCGCCCGTGTACATGGCGGTAAAAATATTCGTATGCGGAGTGGAACACTTATTGATACCGACATTTGGATTGACTTTTCGCCCGACGCGTATATGCAGGCTACTCTCCACGGGGTCGACATGGCGGCGGTCAAACATTTGCTTGTGACGCATAGTCATGGCGATCACTTTTCGCCCTGTGATTTGGATTTGCGCCGTCCGCCGTACGGGCATTTTGGCCAACGCGAGCCTTTGCGTGTATACGGCAATCAAGCCGTTGAAGAAAAGTATCGGTACATGTTTGCGGAGCCGTCGTCGCGGCGGATGTTTTCGAAGGATGCCGATGTGTTAAAAGAATATATTGAGATTATCAAGATTGTGCCGTTTGACATATTTGCATTGGATGAGTGCACAACGGTGACGGCGTTGCCCGCGGCGCACGATCGCAACGAGGAGTGTCTGGTCTATTTGATTGAGCGTGACAAAAAAGTCATGATGTACGGTCATGACAGCGGCATTTATCCGGAGGAGACGTGGGCGGCGTTGCAAGGAAAGCGCATTGACTTGATAACGCTTGACTGTACATTTGGACCCGGCGGTGAGGGCAGCAATCATATGGGTTTGCTCGATAATATTGTCGTGCGCGACCGTATGCTGGCTGAAGGCATCGCCGGCGAGAAAACGCAGTTTGTTATCACGCATTTCTCGCACAATGGCGGACAAAATCACGCGCAAATGGAAAAATTAGCCACAAAGCATGGAATGCTCTGTGGCTATGATGGGGCTATATTTGATT